The nucleotide window tgaatagttTTAGTCTTGgtaaatataggcaatatattttggtacatttaaacaacacagatttattaaacagatacatttattaaaataatattttagtcaccaaacataaagaaaatgaaatacaataaaattcaagtgaaacattgcaaaaaaaaattacaaactacaaaacttCAACTTAATCTTAAATTTTTTTCTGCTTCTgatgatttttcctcttttttttgtttgtatttgtttgtccATAACATATAAATCTGGGTGTACTAGTTtctggactgttatcgtaagttattttgttagataagcttcagatttggcttcagtactaactaatctaatgtacagtatatgcacaaatataatattgtaaatctTCCTATCAAAATATTAATTGAAAAGACAGATTTGTGGGGGTGTACTTATATTTGCTGAGATCTGTATATTGTTTTATTCCATGAAAAACATCTTCAGGCTATCTAAAGTGCACTTTATCTTTTCTGAAGATTGTAAGCATAAAAACATTACTTGGCACGTACACTTTGAATAGTGTAGACTAGTTATAAGTAGCCTATACACTGACTGGGACGTACTCAAGACTGGTTTGGATGTCTAGTTGGGTAAATGCAAAAGGTGTCATGATCCACTTTACTTTTAACAATATTGGTACTATATTACAAGCTTGAgtcacttttattttaaagttattcaatgtgttactttgttattttatgtattgttgAAAGTATGCATTGATATTTTTGCGTGATTTTTTAGATGAACTAAAATAAGCTTAAGATTGTAATATATCGTCTGTAAAAGTAACATTACCCAACACCAATTATTAACACGATCCGTGCTGCCATTTGTAAGCTAAACTTAAAGAGTGATTGTTTGAggaaatttttatattttgggaaactttatattttattatgggaAACAAATGTATTTCTGTCGTATCCCTCTATTATTGTAATCATAAACCAGCTTTGTCTGCGTGGtgttgcagtgggtagcgctgtcgtctcacagcaggaaggtcgctcgttcgagccttggctgagtcagttggcatttcagtgtggagtttgcatgttctccctgtgttcatgtgggtttcctcctggtgctctggttttccccacaagttcaaagacatgtggtacaggtgaattgggaacgctaaattgtccatagtgtatgtgtgtgaatgaaagtgtataggtgtttcccagtgatttcCCAGTGGTTTCATCTAGAAGGGCATTttctgcgtaaaacgtgctggataaattgcggGTCATTCCGCTAtttcgacccctgattaataaagggactgagccgaaaagaaaatgaataaaccaGCACTACTGTAGGCTTTATTTAGTGGCTAGTGGCTAAAGTACCTTTAATATCACACATATAAGACGAATATGAATTTAGGCTACACTTCAAAATGAATTTTGAACTACTGAATATTTACATACTTATTTTTATATGCCAGACCCCTGCAGAAGTGCACAAATAAACGTCAATATAGCCTGCACTTTCTCTCGAAGTTTTCGCACATACAGACTCACTGTTTTATTCCTCTCAGGGTTCGTCCTCTCTCGGAGTCTCTGAATGATCTCTTCAGGGAGGTTTCACATTTACAGAAGCGCATCACAGACCTTAATAATCGCCTCTCAACCCTGGAGCCCTTCCTCCGCCAGCACGGGTACAGGGAGGAGGGGGAGGATGGAGAAGACGGCAGGGGCCCGGAGAGCGCGAGGGCCGGGCCGAGTCAAGCGAAGTTTCCGCGGCGGTACACGGTGCGAGTGGTCCGTCCTGTGACCCGGGCGCTGAGAAGCAGACGGGTGAAAGTGATCCAAAACGAAAGCAGAACGGTCAAATCGAGTGAGAGGTAGATGGAGAGATGGAAGATTTGCAAATATTATCCTCAGATagtaatgttgttattattcatACAGGATTATATTTGGATTGGAAATTTAATCTTTATATTAGACGTGTTCGTATAGGCTATCTACTTTTGGTCCTCATGCTCGGGCCTCACAAGTGCGATTAAAGTTCCCCGGCAGAATAAAATAATGTTggttatgtttaatttaatttctgtggGGATTCTTTAATGAAATACAGTAGCCTATGTGTATCCAGAACCAGGAATAAAACTCTTTAAGTATATTTATgtcaattgtgttttattttttatgtacccTTACTAAAATAAACCACGGTTTTACagataaaaccaaaacaacaacaataaacaatcACAAATTGACTATTTTACTAACCATTGATTAACCATGATATATTTGTCATAAAATGGCAAATGTTTGTACAAATGGTAATCAAAAAGCATTATTATGCTTTTACTATAAAAAAACCATAGTAAATTTTCATATGGGGTAAATCAAATGGGTTGTTAGACACTTAAATATTCATAAAGTCTGAGATTTTTGAGGCACAGTGCTTGTACCTGTTAAGCTTAGATGTAAGGCTATTGAATTATTAAAGTGCTGTCATATACACTGCATGTGTCAAACATTCCCATTCACATGCTAGTCATAAATTATGTAAGCCAGTCAGCATTATTTCTCACAGGCTTCTAAATAgcctattttgttaaaaaatctcTTTGCATTTATGAAAGCATCATTACAAACCATGCTCTAAATTCAGCAAATATTACATACACATTGAATGTAattcacatttgtttttgttttttaaactgaGTAATAAAAATAAGAGCAGTAGGCATGTGCAGCAGATCAAATCATCAAATATCGAATCAATTCAATTCTGAACTCTGAACATCTGCACTGAAGAGCCTACAATAGTTTATGATGTCTCAACTGTCTTTAACGCAGTATTAGAATACATTTTGGACTTGTTTCGTTATCTTATGTAACAGAGAGAATTACAATGCTGCATTTTAGAGCTGAGAGGATATAAAGCAAAGCGCCACTAGCCTCCAGATGTGAGGATGGAGCTGGCGTTTTGTGATTCCGGCCACAGGGTGGCAGTGTTGTGACGAAATTCAATGCGCGCCACTTTGGAAAGCGTCTGACGTCTGTGTGCCAGTGATTTTTGGTTGCCACAGGACCGCTTAGCGTTGTAATAACAA belongs to Danio rerio strain Tuebingen ecotype United States chromosome 1, GRCz12tu, whole genome shotgun sequence and includes:
- the si:ch211-243a20.3 gene encoding uncharacterized protein isoform X1 yields the protein MAVSTTTKNLMVPLVVVAFLSPCLGMSNEVDYGNWNYREGAENVNVANIRSVTRVLDAWGKRIFKDIKTLLHSQPNALLPDYSRVRPLSESLNDLFREVSHLQKRITDLNNRLSTLEPFLRQHGYREEGEDGEDGRGPESARAGPSQAKFPRRYTVRVVRPVTRALRSRRVKVIQNESRTVKSSER